The Effusibacillus lacus genome segment GTTTCATAAAGGGGGGATTTGATGCCGGTAGGAACCATTTCGTCATCCAAGGATACAGTCGGAGTTGCTGTGGTAAATTACGCCGCACCGGTCGTCAGAACGAGAGAAGAAGTACTGATGAACTGCAACAGAATTGCAAACTTTGTGGATGACGTGAAACGAGGGTATCCGGGGTTGGACTTGATCATCTTTCCTGAGTATTCGACGCAAGGGCTCCATCCTACCAAATGGTTGCAATTATCCACGACAGTGCCGGGACCTGAAACCGAAATTTTTGCAAGGGCATGCCGGAGGAACAACGTTTGGGGTGTGTTCTCGATCACCGGGGAAATCAATACCAACGGGAACCCCTGGAATTCGCTTTTGCTGATGAACAACAAAGGCGAAATTGTGATGAACTACCACAAAATAAATCCCTGGGTTCCCCAGGAGCCCTGGCAACCGGGGAACAAAACGATGGTTGTGGAAGGGCCGAAGGGCTTAAAAATCGGCGCGATCATTTGTTACGACGGGAACATCCCGGAAATTTGCCGCGACACGGTGTTGAAAGGGGCGGAACTGCTTGTCCGGATTCAGGGCTATATGAACCCGTCACGGGAACAGCAAAGGATGATCTCGCAAGTTCGGGCATGGGAAAATCTCACTTATATGGCGGTTTCGAAT includes the following:
- a CDS encoding nitrilase-related carbon-nitrogen hydrolase yields the protein MPVGTISSSKDTVGVAVVNYAAPVVRTREEVLMNCNRIANFVDDVKRGYPGLDLIIFPEYSTQGLHPTKWLQLSTTVPGPETEIFARACRRNNVWGVFSITGEINTNGNPWNSLLLMNNKGEIVMNYHKINPWVPQEPWQPGNKTMVVEGPKGLKIGAIICYDGNIPEICRDTVLKGAELLVRIQGYMNPSREQQRMISQVRAWENLTYMAVSNLAGRDLTYSGIKSIE